A single Leptolyngbya subtilissima AS-A7 DNA region contains:
- a CDS encoding GNAT family N-acetyltransferase has product MALMTSPGHTLTVRPLQYRDLDDLKQWQPEDLEAGGDLDAAEAIVTWLDHQRRWYGPLKVLSWLPRSVQRQSQTTFVAERQKSLVGFIHVSPFNQTRSTWRVEQVVINRRALADTATSGYVAASGYMDVGSRLLRHCFEVLWEARTWMLEVDVNHTSALALYRFNGFQPLAQMTYWEMAAEQIEALAQREPDLPNLLPISNADSQLLYQLDTASMPPLVRQVFDHQIQDFKTGLLGSVTATADRLVNQVETVSAYVFEQQRKAAIGQFKLAISRDGQQPHEAGLTVHPAYTWLYPELMTQMAKILQPFPAQSLRLTSLDYQPEREECFTQIQATPESHALLMSRSVWHKVREARHLSLEGLQLSDVLTGLQPAGKPVPGRMTWSAERWQAVLGQKPDADVDAPSEGDR; this is encoded by the coding sequence ATGGCACTTATGACGTCCCCTGGCCATACCCTAACAGTAAGGCCGCTGCAATATCGCGATTTAGACGACCTAAAGCAGTGGCAGCCAGAGGATCTGGAAGCTGGCGGTGACCTTGACGCTGCCGAGGCCATTGTGACATGGCTAGATCATCAACGCCGCTGGTATGGTCCCCTTAAAGTTTTAAGCTGGCTGCCCCGCTCTGTGCAGCGGCAGAGTCAGACCACCTTCGTGGCTGAACGCCAAAAAAGTTTGGTGGGGTTCATTCACGTGTCGCCGTTCAATCAAACTCGCAGCACTTGGCGAGTCGAGCAGGTAGTCATCAACCGTCGCGCTTTGGCTGACACGGCGACATCCGGGTATGTGGCGGCCTCGGGCTACATGGATGTTGGTTCAAGACTGCTTCGCCACTGCTTTGAGGTACTTTGGGAAGCCAGAACATGGATGCTCGAAGTGGATGTCAACCACACCTCGGCCCTGGCGCTCTATCGCTTCAACGGGTTTCAGCCTTTAGCTCAGATGACCTATTGGGAAATGGCGGCCGAGCAGATCGAAGCCTTGGCCCAGCGTGAGCCTGATTTGCCAAACCTGCTGCCAATCAGCAACGCTGATTCTCAGCTTTTATATCAGCTAGACACAGCTTCCATGCCACCGCTGGTCCGTCAGGTGTTTGATCACCAAATCCAAGATTTTAAGACCGGGCTGTTGGGCAGCGTTACCGCTACTGCTGATCGCCTAGTCAACCAGGTAGAAACCGTCAGCGCCTATGTGTTTGAGCAGCAGCGCAAAGCGGCGATCGGCCAGTTTAAGCTAGCTATTTCCCGCGATGGACAGCAGCCCCACGAAGCAGGGTTAACAGTGCACCCGGCTTACACCTGGCTCTACCCCGAGCTGATGACGCAGATGGCTAAAATTTTGCAGCCCTTCCCGGCTCAGTCTCTACGGCTAACCTCCCTCGATTATCAACCCGAGCGAGAGGAGTGCTTTACTCAAATTCAAGCAACTCCTGAGTCCCACGCGCTGCTGATGTCGCGATCGGTGTGGCACAAAGTGCGTGAAGCTCGCCACCTTTCCCTAGAGGGGCTACAGCTATCGGATGTTTTGACGGGGCTACAGCCTGCGGGCAAGCCGGTGCCTGGACGCATGACCTGGTCAGCAGAGCGTTGGCAGGCTGTGCTAGGACAAAAACCAGATGCCGATGTTGATGCGCCTTCAGAAGGCGATCGCTGA
- the ruvX gene encoding Holliday junction resolvase RuvX — protein MALVSALGLDIGRRRIGVAGCDGTGLIATGLTTLQRRSFQDLVADLQYFVTARHAQVLVVGLPLTMDGEEGFQARQVRKVAEGLSQALALPVVYVDERLSSVEAEHLMRAAGHSVAQEKALIDRKAAAIILQRWLDERRSS, from the coding sequence ATGGCGCTGGTTTCAGCCCTAGGGTTAGACATTGGTCGGCGGCGGATTGGGGTAGCGGGTTGCGATGGCACTGGCCTGATTGCCACCGGGCTGACGACGCTACAGCGGCGATCATTTCAAGACTTAGTGGCCGATTTGCAGTACTTCGTCACAGCTCGACATGCCCAGGTGTTGGTGGTGGGGTTGCCCCTAACTATGGATGGAGAAGAGGGCTTTCAGGCTCGTCAAGTGCGCAAGGTGGCCGAGGGCCTCAGTCAGGCCCTAGCGCTGCCCGTGGTCTATGTCGATGAGCGGTTGAGTTCTGTGGAGGCTGAACATTTGATGCGTGCCGCGGGTCATTCGGTAGCCCAAGAGAAAGCCCTAATTGACCGTAAAGCGGCGGCCATTATCCTGCAGCGCTGGCTAGATGAACGGCGCTCATCGTAA